The DNA region GGTCGCCGCGGCGAATCTTATCCAACACGAGGTAAGGCGCCCCGGCGCCTTTCGCCGCCTCGGACAGCCATTGGGCGCTTTCCGTATCGGGTCCGATCAACACCGGTGCTTGAATGTTCGCACGAATCCAATCCGAAATCAACGGGGCGGCATGAACGACGCCGGTCGGAATCGAATAGATCTCGTTCAGCGACCCGCGGCGGTGAAGATGCGGGTCGACCGTCACCAGCCAATCGACGAATCCGGAGAGCAGCCGGGCAAAGTAAACCGAGCTGATCCCCTCCCCCGCTTGAAAGCGGCGGTCCTGCCGCATGTAGGCCAGATACGGAGCGATCAGACCGACCCGGGCCGCGCCCAGGTCCTTTGCGGCCGCCGCCATAAAAATCAAGGGCCAAATTTTTTCATCGGGCCGGTCGAGGGTGCCGAATAAGGCCACGGCGCGTCTTTCGACCGGCGTGTCGATTCGCAGATAGGTTTCCCCGTCGGGAAAGCGGCGTACCGTCATTTTCCCCAATTCCGCATCGAGCCGGCCCGCGAGGGATCCCGCCCGATCGATATGGCCTGGCAACGGCAGGATCAGCGGTTTCATCCGGACTCTTCAATACTCACAATATCGGATTGGCCTTCCACATAGGCCAGGGCATAGTCGAGCTCGCCTTGCGCCTCGGCATGCACCGTGAACAGCGGCTGGCCTTTATCAACCCGTGTGCCGATCGGCGTGTGCAACTCAAGTCCCGAGGCCAAGTCCTTCGGAGCGCCGGACAACTTCGCGATCCGCGCCAGGCGGCGGTTGTCGATACTGGCCACGCGGCCGGCACGATCCGCAGCGACGACATGGGTGTGCGGGGCGCGGGGCGGCTCACGCATCCCCCCCTGGGCCTCGCAGATGGCCTGGAACTTCCGCCAGGCGCGCCCGTCATTGAGAATCGCCTCGGCCTCCGGGCGACCCCGGCCCTCCGGAACACGGGAGGAGAGCTCCAACACTCGGCCCGCAAGGAGCAAGGACCGCTCGCGCAAATCCTGCGGCGCGTTGCCATCGCACCGCAACACGGAGAGCACATCCCGTGCCTCCAACGCCGGGCCGAGGCCCCGGCCGACGGGCTGAGAACCGTCGGTGATCGCCACCCGCACCTCCAGGCCGACCGCCAGGCCCACGTCCTCCAGGCGCTTGGCCAGCGCCCGGGCCGCGTCGAGACTACGGACCTTGGCGGTCGGGCCCACCGGAAGATCGATCACGACGTGGCTCGACCCGGCCGCGACTTTCTTGGACAGGATCGAGGCCACGAGCTGTCCTTCGCTGTCCAGGTCCAGCGGCCGCTCCACCCGGATCAACACATCGTCCGCCG from Nitrospiria bacterium includes:
- a CDS encoding ribose-phosphate pyrophosphokinase, whose protein sequence is MKPLILPLPGHIDRAGSLAGRLDAELGKMTVRRFPDGETYLRIDTPVERRAVALFGTLDRPDEKIWPLIFMAAAAKDLGAARVGLIAPYLAYMRQDRRFQAGEGISSVYFARLLSGFVDWLVTVDPHLHRRGSLNEIYSIPTGVVHAAPLISDWIRANIQAPVLIGPDTESAQWLSEAAKGAGAPYLVLDKIRRGDREVEVSVSEVQRWRKHTPVLVDDIIATGRTLIETIGQLRKAGLPPPVCIGIHAIFAGPAYEDLRKAGAARVVTCDTVPHVTNGIDLTAILADGVRKMLESESNDS